The stretch of DNA TCTATTTTCCCCTAAATTTTCCTTTAAAACATAAAAAAATTCAAATCCTTTTTCTCTTGCAAATATTGATTTTTCTCGTTACCATCATTTAGGAAGAATTTAAACTATTTGAAATTCGGAAAGTGGAGAAAGTCACATGAATAAAATGTATTTACGGTTTTGGATCTTGGTCAGTATTGTGGCCATTTCTGGTTTTTCCCAAGGGATGCTTTTGCCGCTAATTGCTGTTATTTTTGAAAAAAGTGGGGTTTCTCCTTCATTAAATGGGTTAAATGCTACAGCACTTTATATTGGAATCTTGCTAGTCTCTCCGTTTATGGAATGGCCCCTAAGAAAATATGGGTATAAACCGGTTATTATTTTCGGTGGAGCACTTGTCTTTCTATCATTAGCCTTATTTCCTTTATGGAAGACCTTTTGGTTTTGGTTTGTATTAAGATTACTCATTGGTATAGGGGATCACTCCCTCCATTTCGCCACTCAAACCTGGATTACTTCGTTTTCACCACCGGAAAGACGGGGACGAAATATCTCTTTATACGGCTTATTTTTTGGAATTGGATTTGCCACAGGGCCTTTGATGACACCGTTAGTTAATGTAAATGAAGCCTTGCCCTTTATTGCCTCTTCCATTTTATGTCTGATTGGCTGGGGATTTGTCTTTCTTTTAAAAAATGAACTACCTGAACAAGAAGTGTCGATCAACTCTTTTCTAGGAACAATTAAGCAATTTAGAAAAGCCTTAAAGTATGGTTGGGTAGCCTTCTTACCTCCCTTTTCTTATGGATTTCTGGAATCATCATTAAATGGGAGTTTTCCTGTTTATGCTTTAAGAATGGACATGGATGTTTCGAGTGTCTCAATCGTTTTATCTGCCTTTGCCATTGGAAGTATTATTACCCAGCTTCCGTTAGGGATGTTAAGTGATCAATACGGCCGGAGAAATATTTTAATGACTGTTCTTTTCCTTGGTTTCTTCAGTTTTACCGCTGCAAGCTTCATGGAGCATTCAGTTATCGGACTGTTTGTTACGTTTCTCATTTCAGGAATGGTTGTTGGATCGACCTTCTCTCTTGGAATAAGTTATATGACCGACTTGGTACCAAAAAAACTTTTACCTACAGGAAACTTATTATGCGGCATTTTCTTCAGTCTAGGCAGCTTAATGGGGCCCATCATCGGCGGCTTATTTATTAAGTACCTGCAAGATGTAAGTTTCTTTTACATTATTAGTACAATGCTTTTAGTATTATCAGTCATCATCTTTTCTTTTGGCAAAAAATCGTATCTACTAGTTGAACAGCAAAATTCATAAAGTTTTTATGAAGCAAGTTGATATTCAATGAATAGAATGTATGGTAAAATTAAAACAAATAGAAGAAAGAATTTCGCTGTCATCCTTTGATGACAGCTTTCGTGTTTTTTAGGGGTAATGAGTTTGATTCTACTTCTCAATTAGAATGCAAGAATGAATTGAAAATTACGCAAAGTAAAATGAATAGGGAGGGGAAAACATGAGTTCAGAAGCAAAGTCACTTAGCAAAGGAATTCAGGAACCGAGCTTTTTAGAAAAGATAAAACCACATGCAGAACTAATTGCCGCTGGTCTAAGTGGGGTATTAATTGCAGCTGGCTGGCTTCTTGATCAATACGGGCAAGGGGCCGATTCCATCGTAGCCTATCTGTTGGCATTTGTCATAGGCGGTTTCGCAAAAGCCAAAGAAGGAATCGAGGCAACCTTTGAGGATAAAGAATTAAATGTAGAAATGCTAATGATTTTTGCTGCCGTTGGGTCAGCAATCATCGGCTATTGGACAGAAGGGGCCATCCTCATCTTTATTTTTGCAGTAAGTGGTGCCCTGGAGACCTACACCATGAATAAGAGCCATAAAGAAATTTCTTCTTTAATGGAGCTTCAGCCAGAAGAGGCGCTATTGATATCAAAGGGCTATGAAAAACGAGTTCCTGTATCTGAGCTAGTTGTTGGCGATCACATTTTAATCAAGCCCGGAGAGCGTGTCCCTTCTGACGGAATGATTATCAAAGGTCAAACCAATATTGATGAAGCGGCAATCACAGGTGAATCGATGCCCGTATCCAAGGGGGAACAAACAGAAGTTTTTGCCGGAACAGTAAACATGACAGGCTCAATTACTGTTGAAGTAACAAAATCAAGTAATGATACTTTGTTTCAAAAAATAATACAGCTTGTTCAATCAGCCCAAAGTGAAAAATCTCCTTCACAGCTTTTTATTGAGCGATTTGAAGGTACCTATGTAAAGGTTGTTTTACTTGTAGTTCTAGCCATGTTTTTTATTCCGCATTTTTTACTAGGTTGG from Bacillus sp. SLBN-46 encodes:
- a CDS encoding MFS transporter, translated to MNKMYLRFWILVSIVAISGFSQGMLLPLIAVIFEKSGVSPSLNGLNATALYIGILLVSPFMEWPLRKYGYKPVIIFGGALVFLSLALFPLWKTFWFWFVLRLLIGIGDHSLHFATQTWITSFSPPERRGRNISLYGLFFGIGFATGPLMTPLVNVNEALPFIASSILCLIGWGFVFLLKNELPEQEVSINSFLGTIKQFRKALKYGWVAFLPPFSYGFLESSLNGSFPVYALRMDMDVSSVSIVLSAFAIGSIITQLPLGMLSDQYGRRNILMTVLFLGFFSFTAASFMEHSVIGLFVTFLISGMVVGSTFSLGISYMTDLVPKKLLPTGNLLCGIFFSLGSLMGPIIGGLFIKYLQDVSFFYIISTMLLVLSVIIFSFGKKSYLLVEQQNS